A genome region from Glycine max cultivar Williams 82 chromosome 5, Glycine_max_v4.0, whole genome shotgun sequence includes the following:
- the LOC100790787 gene encoding cationic amino acid transporter 6, chloroplastic yields the protein MSNIHTATNSMKKLSSYLHSLSQTPHRLRKRMLATWTPDQEFNQVRHRSGADMKRKLKWHDLVALGVGGMLGVGVFVTTGSVALHHSGPSVFISYIIAGISALLSSLCYTEFAVQVPVAGGAFSYLRLTFGEFLGYFAGANILMEYVFSNAAVARSFTEYLSIAFGENDPNVWRVEVPGLPKDYSMLDFPAVALILILTLFLCHSTKESSMLNLIMTAFHVIFFGFIIIAGYCNGSAKNLVSPKGLAPFGARGVLDGAAIVYFSYIGYDSASTMAEEVKDPFKSLPIGIVGSVLITTLLYCLMALSLCMMVPYNKISEKASFSIAFLKIGWNWASNLVGAGASLGIVASLLVAMLGQARYLCVIGRARLVPSWLAKVHPSTGTPMNATVFLGLCTATIALFTELDIIIELISIGTLLVFYMVANALIYRRYVITSHAPPTHTLVFLFLLSLSALCFSLAWKFKQQWWGLVLFGGFMIAITAFFQHVVSTTTTTTTTNWSVPFMPWPPAMSIFLNVFLMTTLKILSFQRFAIWACLITIFYVLYGVHNTYEAEEIENEVDSSVNNLQTKVEIIQVH from the exons ATGTCTAACATCCACACTGCAACCAACAGCATGAAAAAGTTATCAAGTTATTTGCATTCCCTATCCCAAACCCCTCACAGGCTCAGAAAGAGAATGCTAGCCACTTGGACCCCAGACCAGGAATTCAACCAAGTGAGGCACAGATCTGGTGCTGACATGAAGAGGAAGCTCAAGTGGCATGATCTTGTGGCTCTTGGTGTTGGAGGAATGCTTGGTGTTGGAGTCTTTGTCACTACTGGCTCTGTTGCCCTTCACCACTCTGGTCCCTCAGTCTTCATTTCCTACATCATAGCAGGAATTTCAGCCCTTCTTTCCTCTTTGTGTTACACTGAATTTGCTGTTCAAGTTCCAGTTGCAGGAGGAGCTTTCAGTTATTTAAGATTAACCTTTG GGGAATTCTTGGGATATTTTGCTGGGGCAAATATACTAATGGAGTATGTGTTCTCAAACGCTGCCGTGGCAAGGAGCTTTACAGAATATTTGAGCATTGCATTTGGAGAAAATGATCCAAATGTGTGGAGGGTGGAAGTCCCTGGCTTGCCAAAGGATTATAGCATGTTGGATTTTCCAGCTGTGGCTCTCATTCTTATTCTCACTCTCTTCTTGTGTCATAG TACAAAGGAAAGCTCCATGTTAAACCTCATTATGACAGCCTTCCATGTTATTTTCTTCGGATTCATCATAATCGCTGGTTATTGCAATGGAAGTGCCAAAAACTTGGTTTCTCCAAAAGGACTAGCTCCTTTTGGTGCTAGAGGTGTTCTTGATGGAGCAGCAATAGTCTACTTCAGTTATATAGGCTATGACTCAGCTTCAACCATGGCTGAGGAGGTTAAAGACCCTTTTAAGAGCCTACCCATTGGAATCGTGGGTTCAGTTCTCATAACCACTTTGCTTTATTGCCTAATGGCTCTGTCTTTGTGCATGATGGTTCCTTACAACAAG ATATCAGAGAAAGCATCATTTTCAATAGCTTTTCTGAAAATTGGTTGGAATTGGGCAAGCAACCTTGTTGGGGCAGGTGCAAGTTTGGGAATAGTGGCTTCTCTCTTGGTTGCCATGTTAGGCCAAGCAAGATACCTTTGTGTTATAGGAAGGGCACGACTTGTGCCATCATGGTTAGCCAAAGTGCATCCTTCAACAGGCACACCAATGAATGCCACGGTCTTTTTGG GGCTTTGCACAGCAACAATTGCGCTGTTCACCGAGCTTGACATTATAATTGAGTTGATCAGCATCGGCACACTGTTGGTGTTCTACATGGTAGCCAACGCTCTTATATATCGTCGATATGTAATCACTAGCCATGCCCCACCTACGCACACTCTCGTCTTCCTCTTTCTCCTTTCCCTAAGTGCACTATGCTTCTCCCTTGCGTGGAAATTCAAGCAGCAATGGTGGGGTCTCGTACTTTTTGGTGGGTTTATGATCGCCATCACCGCCTTCTTTCAACACGTGGTatctactactactactactactacgaCTAATTGGTCTGTGCCATTCATGCCATGGCCACCCGCCATGTCCATCTTCCTTAACGTTTTCCTCATGACAACCCTCAAGATCCTCTCTTTCCAACGATTTGCCATATGGGCATGTCTCATTACTATCTTCTATGTGCTCTATGGCGTCCACAACACTTATGAGGCTGAGGAGATTGAGAATGAAGTGGATTCAAGTGTAAACAACTTGCAAACCAAGGTAGAAATCATTCAAGTGCACTAA